Proteins encoded by one window of Eremothecium cymbalariae DBVPG#7215 chromosome 1, complete sequence:
- the SPT16 gene encoding chromatin-remodeling protein SPT16 (similar to Ashbya gossypii AER360C), with protein sequence MSELDIDFKAFEKRLFLLRDKFPTFEESCSSLLFVLGSSDEENPYQKTTILHNWLLGYEFPATLISIFKKKCVIITSAAKAKHLLDGIEKINKEQQQGSKGDGDEGGFTIDLWQRNNKDPEHNTKLFEDLIGLLKEAGQTVGIPLKDSYQGKFMTEWNPVWESAISEHGFKTVDVSLGLSTIWAVKDEQEQAMLHVSSKASDKFMNLLSDELVRAVDEELHITNAKLSEKIEHKIDESRFLKKLSADMLAVYPKGEKFDVNFLDWAYSPIVQSGSKFDLRVSARSSNEQLDGNGCILASCGIRYKNYCSNISRTFLIDPSEEMTENYDILLLLQEEIIKHFLTIGSTPKQVYDRAVEFINKKKPELVSSFTKNVGSLIGLEFRDSQFILNAKNDYRKVEAGDCFNISLGFNNLKDSKSGSTYAIQIADTVQLSASGEQKVLTSYTKSRSQISFYFNNDEGTGTKVKNEKAKSPALSVKPDAKSKILRSKLRGETRADDEEKEQIRKENQRKLHERLQKDGLLRFSDVDATDGDQKPQVYFKKYESYVRETQIPTNVRDLRIHVDWKNQTIILPIYGRPVPFHINSYKNGSKNEEGEYTYIRLNFHSPGTGGVNKKNEELPYEDNPEHQFVRSITLRSKDGDRIADIFKQISELKKESTKREQELKVLADVVEQAKLIENRSGRTKRLDQIFVRPSPDAKRVPGTVFIHENGIRYQSPLRTDSRIDILFSNIKNLFFQPCKGELIVAIHVHFKNPILMGKKKIQDVQFYREASDMAVDETGNGRRSQMKFRRYGDEDELEQEQEERRKRAALDKEFRYFAEAIAEASDGLVDVDTPFRDLGFHGVPSRSAVFCIPTRDCLIQLVEPPFLVVNLNEVEICILERVQFGLKNFDLVFVYKDFAKAVTHINTIPIEQLEFIKSWLTDVDIPYTVSTINLNWATIMKSLQDDPHQFFLDGGWSFLATGSDDEMSGGSEEEVSEYEVSDEDPSDEEVYSEEEYSEADNEEFSDEGSEDFSDGGGEDGEDWDELEKKAAKADRISRFTD encoded by the coding sequence ATGAGTGAATTGGATATTGATTTTAAGGCTTTCGAAAAACGGCTTTTTTTGCTGCGCGACAAGTTCCCTACGTTTGAGGAGTCGTGTTCTAGcttgttgtttgttttagGATCAAGCGATGAGGAAAATCCTTATCAAAAAACTACTATTCTGCATAACTGGCTACTTGGTTATGAATTTCCAGCAACATTGATTAGCATTTTTAAGAAGAAAtgtgttattattactagTGCAGCCAAGGCGAAGCATTTGCTTGATGGTATAGAAAAGATTAATAaggaacaacaacaggGAAGCAAAGGGGATGGCGACGAAGGAGGGTTTACAATCGATCTGTGGCAGAGGAACAACAAAGACCCAGAACACAATACTAAGTTGTTTGAGGATTTAATTGGGTTGTTGAAGGAAGCTGGGCAGACAGTTGGGATTCCTTTGAAGGACTCGTATCAGGGTAAATTTATGACGGAGTGGAATCCAGTGTGGGAATCTGCGATATCTGAGCATGGCTTCAAAACTGTGGATGTTTCATTGGGCCTGTCTACTATTTGGGCGGTTAAAGATGAGCAGGAACAGGCGATGTTACACGTATCTAGCAAAGCATCAGATAAGTTTATGAATTTGTTGTCTGATGAACTAGTACGTGCGGTTGATGAGGAGTTGCATATCACGAATGCGAAATTGTCAGAAAAAATCGAACATAAAATTGACGAATCCAGGTTCCTCAAGAAATTGTCGGCAGATATGCTAGCCGTCTATCCTAAGggtgaaaaatttgacgTCAACTTTTTAGACTGGGCATATTCTCCTATTGTGCAATCGGGATCTAAATTCGATTTGAGAGTGTCGGCGCGTTCTAGTAACGAACAATTGGATGGAAATGGTTGCATTTTAGCCTCTTGTGGTATCCGGTACAAAAATTATTGTTCCAATATTTCCAGGACATTTCTCATTGATCCCTCTGAGGAAATGACCGAAAATTACGATATCTTACTGTTGTTGCAGGAGGAAATCATCAAGCATTTCCTTACTATTGGGTCTACTCCAAAGCAAGTCTATGACCGAGCAGTCGAATTTATCAATAAGAAGAAGCCTGAGTTAGTCTCATCTTTTACTAAAAACGTTGGTTCTCTTATTGGATTGGAATTCAGAGATTCGCAATTCATTTTGAACGCTAAAAATGACTACCGTAAAGTTGAAGCGGGTGATTGTTTTAACATCTCACTGGGTTTTAACAATTTGAAGGACTCGAAATCTGGCTCTACTTATGCCATACAAATTGCTGATACTGTACAATTATCGGCATCTGGTGAGCAGAAGGTGTTAACGTCCTACACAAAGTCTAGATCCCAAATATCGTTCTATTTTAATAACGATGAGGGTACGGGTACTAAAGTCAAGAACGAGAAGGCTAAATCGCCTGCCCTTTCTGTAAAACCAGATGCAAAGTCCAAAATTTTAAGAAGCAAGTTGCGTGGTGAAACCCgtgctgatgatgaagaaaaggaacagATCCGTAAGGAAAACCAAAGAAAATTACACGAAAGGTTACAAAAGGATGGTTTGCTGAGATTTAGTGATGTCGATGCAACAGATGGAGACCAAAAGCCTCAGGTATACTTCAAGAAATACGAATCTTATGTTCGTGAAACTCAAATACCTACAAACGTTCGTGATTTAAGGATTCATGTTGATTGGAAAAATCAGACTATCATCTTGCCTATATATGGTAGGCCTGTGCCTTTTCACATTAATTCCTACAAGAATGGTTCCAAGAATGAGGAAGGTGAATATACCTACATAAGGTTAAACTTCCATTCCCCTGGAACTGGTGGTgtgaacaagaaaaatgaaGAATTACCCTATGAGGATAATCCTGAACATCAATTTGTTCGTTCTATAACATTAAGATCCAAAGATGGTGACCGCATAGCAGATatctttaaacaaatttctgaattgaaaaaagagTCTACCAAAAGGGAGCAAGAACTTAAAGTTTTAGCTGATGTTGTGGAACAAGCCAAATTGATTGAGAACAGATCAGGAAGAACGAAGAGATTGGATCAAATATTCGTTAGACCTAGTCCCGATGCTAAGCGTGTTCCTGGGACTGTTTTTATTCACGAGAATGGTATAAGATATCAATCTCCATTGAGGACTGATAGCAGGATAGATATTCTTTTctcaaatatcaaaaacctGTTCTTCCAACCATGTAAGGGTGAATTGATTGTTGCTATTCATGTCCATTTCAAGAACCCCATTTTAATggggaaaaagaaaatacaAGATGTCCAATTTTATCGTGAAGCTTCCGATATGGCTGTTGATGAAACGGGTAATGGTAGACGTTCTCAGATGAAATTCAGAAGATATGGTGACGAGGATGAGTtggaacaagaacaagaagaaagaaggaaaCGTGCTGCTCTCGACAAGGAATTTCGATACTTTGCAGAAGCTATTGCTGAAGCTTCTGATGGCTTGGTTGATGTTGACACTCCCTTCAGAGACTTGGGATTCCATGGTGTTCCAAGCAGATCTGCCGTTTTCTGTATACCAACCAGAGACTGTTTGATTCAATTAGTAGAACCTCCATTTTTGGTTGTAAACCTAAATGAAGTTGAAATCTGTATCTTAGAAAGAGTCCAATTTGGTCTaaagaattttgatttggTGTTCGTTTACAAAGATTTTGCCAAAGCAGTGACGCATATCAATACTATTCCAATTGAACAACTAGAATTTATCAAGTCATGGTTAACTGACGTCGATATTCCTTACACAGTTTCCACGATCAACTTGAACTGGGCTACAATTATGAAGTCTTTGCAAGACGACCCACATCAGTTTTTCTTGGATGGCGGTTGGTCTTTCCTTGCCACAggttctgatgatgaaatgtCAGGCGGCAGTGAAGAGGAAGTTAGTGAATATGAAGTTTCTGATGAAGATCCATCGGATGAGGAAGTAtattcagaagaagaatattctgAGGCTGATAATGAGGAATTTAGCGATGAGGGAAGCGAAGATTTCAGCGACGGTGGCGGTGAAGACGGTGAAGATTGGGACgaattggaaaagaagGCGGCTAAAGCTGATCGTATCAGCAGGTTTACCGATTAA
- the CHC1 gene encoding clathrin heavy chain (similar to Ashbya gossypii AER359W) yields the protein MSDLPIEFTELVDLTSLGISGKSLDFRSTTFESDRFVTVRETGNGVSSVAIVDLMNDNEVTRKNMGGDSAIMHPSQMVISVRANGTLVQIFNLDTKQKLKSFQLDEPVIYWSWLSEEVLGFVTANSLLTCNAFDGDVGRKPTRLASRHASLNNSQIINFVANKSLDWFAVVGIIQENGRIAGKVQLFSKARNISQAIDSHVAMFASLMLDGNTEPVQVFVTGNRNVSTGVGELRIIEIDHNMQANPVQYQKKTVDIFFPPDATNDFPLAVQVSEKYGIIYVLTKYGFIHLYELETGSNLFVNRITAESAFTATHYNNRNGIACINKKGQVLAVEIDRTQIVPYVLNKLSNVPLALTIATRGGLPGADELFQKQFNSLLDQGDYQNAAKVAASSQQLRTQTTINKLKNIQAPPGAISPILLYFSTLLDKGKLNKHETIELAKPVLQQDRKQLFEKWLKEDKLECSEELGDVVRPFDTTLALACYLRAKIHAKVITCLAELQQFDKILPYADKVGYQPNFVVLISDLLRSSPDKASDFATSLLQSPQTNSNLDVEKIADMFFSQNHVQQGTSFLLDALKGDTPDQGHLQTRVLEINLLHAPQVADAILGNNIFSHYDRPTIAGLCEKAGLYQRALENYTNIKDIKRCITHTSALPVDWLVGYFGKLNVQQSLACLRALMDADLDGNLQIVIQVASKFSDLIGSSVLIKLFEEYKSTEGLYYYLVSLVNLSDDEDVVFKYIQAAVRIGQFQEVQRVIKSSNAYDPERVKNFLKDSDLPDQLPLVIVCDRFDFVHDLVLYLYKTKKLNFVEVYVQQINPSKTPQVIAGLLDVDCDEQTIKNLLDSVKGQYSIEELTTEVEKRNRLKILLPILEETLNNGTQDQAVYNALAKIYIDSNNSPEKFLKENDQYDTLNVGLYCEKRDPYLAYIAYDKGTNDEALIRITNDNIMYKYQARYLLKRSALELWSVVLDEENIHRRQLVESIISVGIPELTDPEPVSITVQAFMNAGMKLELIELLEKIILEPSPFTDNQALQGLLMLSAIRYDPSKVSDYIEKLEHYDADEIAPMCVEAGLYEEAFEIYDKHERYDKALEVMVENIMSLDRAETYVEKIDKPEVWSQLGSAQLSGSRISESIDSYIKAQDPSNYENVINITEEVEKYDELIPYLIMARKTLKEPKIDGALIMAYAKLNKLNEIENLLNGNNVADLEDIGDQLVEAKNYKAAKLCYSSVSNYSKLATTLVYLKDYQAAVETARKASNVRVWCQVNSACIDNKEFRLAQICGLNLIVHAEELEELVAKYESNGYFDELISLFEAGLGLERAHMGMFTELAILYTKYDPPKTYEHLKLFWSRINIPKVIRATERAHLWQELIFLYAHYDEWDSAALTVIEKSADNFDHDYFKEIIVKVSNLEIYYRAINFYVKEHPTLLIDLLALLTPRLDIPRAMKIFTKSDNLPMIKPFLISVLPKNNSVVNQAYHDLMIEEEDYKALQNAVQSYDKFDQLGLAARLEKHDLIFFKKIAAQLYHRNKKWSKSLAILTENKLWKDAIDTAAISQNRQVAEDLLNYFVETGNNEGFVALLYSAYNLIRYDFVLELAWLNGLETLIKPYEISVKKEQFYNIQNLSKAVSKLSGKEADNAEQLLITNGSVDFQPAGF from the coding sequence ATGAGTGATTTGCCGATTGAGTTTACGGAATTGGTTGATCTTACGTCGCTGGGTATTTCCGGGAAGTCATTAGACTTTAGGTCTACGACGTTTGAGAGTGATCGGTTTGTTACGGTGCGTGAGACGGGCAATGGGGTGAGTTCGGTGGCTATTGTTGATTTAATGAATGACAATGAGGTGACGAGGAAGAACATGGGGGGGGATTCTGCGATTATGCACCCGAGCCAGATGGTTATTTCGGTTAGGGCGAATGGTACGCTTGTGCAGATCTTCAACTTGGATACGAAACAGAAGTTGAAGTCATTTCAGCTGGACGAGCCTGTTATTTATTGGAGTTGGCTGAGCGAGGAGGTTCTTGGGTTTGTCACGGCCAACTCTTTGCTTACTTGCAATGCCTTTGATGGGGATGTGGGGCGGAAGCCTACGAGGTTGGCCAGCAGACATGCTAGTTTGAACAACAGTCAGATTATTAATTTTGTGGCCAACAAGTCGCTCGACTGGTTTGCGGTGGTTGGGATCATCCAAGAAAACGGGCGGATTGCCGGTAAGGTGCAGTTGTTCTCCAAGGCTCGTAATATATCTCAGGCGATTGATAGTCATGTGGCGATGTTTGCGTCGCTGATGCTGGATGGGAACACAGAACCTGTGCAGGTGTTTGTCACAGGAAACAGGAATGTGTCCACCGGTGTTGGCGAGCTTCGTATTATTGAGATTGATCACAACATGCAGGCAAACCCCGTTCAATACCAAAAGAAGACTGTGGACATCTTTTTCCCGCCAGATGCTACCAACGACTTCCCGCTCGCAGTACAAGTATCCGAGAAATACGGTATCATTTACGTGTTGACAAAATACGGGTTCATTCATTTATACGAACTCGAAACAGGTTCGAATCTTTTTGTTAACCGTATCACTGCCGAATCCGCGTTTACGGCGACTCACTACAATAACAGGAATGGTATCGCGTGTATCAACAAGAAGGGCCAAGTGCTTGCTGTTGAAATTGATCGCACACAGATTGTGCCCTACGTCTTGAATAAACTATCCAACGTGCCTCTTGCACTGACTATTGCAACTCGTGGCGGATTGCCCGGGGCGGATGAGCTCTTTCAAAAACAGTTCAATTCTCTCTTAGACCAAGGTGATTATCAGAATGCTGCAAAAGTCGCTGCATCGTCGCAGCAATTGAGAACACAAACTACGATCAACAAACtaaaaaatatccaagCGCCACCCGGAGCCATCTCGCCAATTCTCTTATACTTTTCCACTTTACTCGATAAGGGCAAGTTAAACAAGCACGAGACTATCGAACTTGCTAAACCCGTTTTACAGCAGGACAGGAAACAGCTCTTTGAGAAGTGGTTGAAAGAGGATAAACTAGAGTGTTCGGAAGAATTAGGTGATGTCGTACGCCCATTCGATACGACTTTAGCGTTGGCATGTTACTTGAGGGCCAAGATCCATGCAAAGGTTATCACATGTCTCGCCGAATTACAACAATTTGACAAGATTTTACCGTATGCCGACAAAGTTGGCTATCAGCCAAACTTTGTGGTGCTGATTTCTGATCTATTGAGAAGTTCGCCGGATAAAGCTTCTGATTTTGCAACTAGTTTGCTTCAATCTCCACAGACCAATTCTAATcttgatgttgaaaagattGCTGATATGTTCTTTTCACAAAATCATGTCCAGCAAGGCACCTCCTTCTTATTGGATGCGTTGAAAGGGGACACGCCAGATCAAGGCCATTTACAAACACGTGTATTAGAAATTAATTTACTGCATGCTCCTCAGGTGGCGGATGCAATCTTGGGTAACAACATTTTTTCACACTATGACAGACCTACAATTGCCGGCTTGTGTGAAAAGGCAGGGTTGTATCAGAGGGCTTTGGAAAATTACACTAATATCAAGGACATAAAAAGGTGTATTACGCATACATCTGCTTTACCCGTTGACTGGTTAGTTGGTTACTTTGGTAAGTTAAACGTTCAACAATCTTTAGCATGTTTGAGAGCATTAATGGATGCAGATTTGGATGGAAACCTCCAGATCGTAATCCAAGTGGCTAGTAAGTTTTCAGACTTGATTGGTTCAAGCGTTTTGATAAAActctttgaagaatataaatCAACTGAAGGATTATATTACTATTTGGTTTCCTTAGTTAACCTctctgatgatgaagacgttgtattcaaatatatccagGCGGCCGTTAGGATTGGTCAATTCCAGGAAGTGCAAAGAGTTATCAAGAGCTCTAATGCTTATGATCCTGAGAGAgttaaaaactttttaaaagaCTCTGATCTACCAGACCAGCTGCCATTGGTTATTGTATGTGATAGATTTGATTTTGTCCATGATCTTGTATTATACCTGTACAAGACCAAAAAGCTCAACTTTGTAGAGGTTTACGTCCAGCAAATTAATCCATCAAAGACTCCACAGGTTATTGCCGGGTTGTTAGATGTAGATTGCGATGAACAAACTATTAAGAACTTGTTGGATAGCGTTAAGGGACAATATTCTATCGAAGAATTGACTACCGAAGTGGAAAAGAGAAATAGATTAAAGATCTTGCTCCCCATTTTGGAAGAGACTTTAAATAATGGCACTCAAGACCAAGCCGTTTACAATGCCTTGGCTAAGATCTATATTGATTCTAACAATTCAcctgaaaagtttttgaaagaaaatgacCAATATGACACCTTGAATGTTGGTCTTTACTGTGAAAAAAGAGACCCTTATTTAGCGTACATTGCGTATGATAAAGGCACTAACGATGAGGCGTTGATTAGAATCACTAATGACAATATAATGTACAAATATCAAGCTAgatatttgttgaaacGTTCTGCTTTGGAATTGTGGAGTGTTGTcttggatgaagaaaacaTTCATAGGCGTCAATTGGTTGAATCCATTATCAGTGTTGGAATTCCAGAATTAACGGATCCTGAACCTGTTTCCATCACTGTTCAGGCATTTATGAATGCTGGTATGAAGCTGGAATTAATTGAATTATTGGAAAAGATCATTTTGGAACCATCCCCCTTCACTGATAATCAAGCTTTACAAGGCCTACTAATGTTATCAGCAATTAGATATGATCCATCAAAAGTTTCTGATTACattgaaaagttggaaCATTACGATGCTGATGAAATTGCTCCAATGTGTGTTGAAGCTGGTTTGTACGAAGAAGCCTTTGAAATTTATGATAAACATGAAAGATATGATAAAGCTTTAGAAGTGATGGTGGAAAACATAATGTCATTGGATAGAGCTGAAACGTACGTTGAAAAAATCGACAAACCTGAAGTTTGGTCTCAGCTAGGTTCTGCTCAATTGAGTGGTTCTCGTATATCTGAATCTATTGATTCTTATATTAAGGCACAGGACCCTTCGAATTATGAGAACGTTATTAACATtactgaagaagttgaaaagtatGATGAATTAATTCCATATTTGATTATGGCCAGAAAAACCTTGAAAGAACCAAAAATTGATGGGGCTTTGATCATGGCGTATGCAAAGTTGAACAAACTTAATGAAATTGAGAATCTTTTGAATGGAAATAATGTTGCCGATTTAGAAGATATCGGTGACCAACTTGTAGAAGCTAAGAACTACAAGGCTGCAAAACTGTGCTATTCCTCAGTTTCCAACTATTCTAAACTTGCTACTACTCTTgtatatttgaaagattacCAAGCTGCAGTTGAAACAGCTAGAAAAGCCTCTAATGTTAGAGTTTGGTGTCAGGTTAATAGTGCCTGTATTGATAATAAGGAATTTAGACTAGCTCAAATTTGtggtttgaatttgatagtTCATGCagaagaacttgaagagCTGGTTGCAAAATACGAAAGTAATGGTTATTTTGACGAACTGATTTCATTATTTGAAGCTGGTTTAGGATTAGAAAGGGCTCACATGGGTATGTTTACAGAATTAGCAATCTTGTACACCAAGTACGATCCACCCAAGACGTATGAACATTTGAAGTTATTCTGGTCCAGAATCAATATCCCAAAGGTCATCAGGGCAACTGAACGGGCACACTTGTGGCAGgaattgatatttttatacGCCCACTATGATGAATGGGATAGTGCTGCTTTAACGGTTATTGAAAAGTCTGCCGATAACTTCGACCATGATTATTTCAAGGAAATCATAGTTAAGGTTTCAAACTTGGAAATTTACTATAGAGCTATCAACTTTTACGTCAAAGAGCATCCTACTTTGTTAATTGATTTGTTGGCTCTACTAACTCCAAGATTGGATATCCCTAGAGCCATGAAGATATTTACCAAATCGGATAACTTGCCTATGATCAAACCCTTTTTGATCAGTGTTCTGCCAAAGAATAACAGTGTCGTGAACCAAGCATATCATGATTTAATGattgaagaggaagattACAAAGCTTTGCAGAATGCTGTTCAATCATATGATAAGTTTGACCAATTAGGATTGGCTGCTAGATTAGAGAAACATGACCtaatctttttcaaaaagattGCTGCACAATTGTACcatagaaataaaaaatggtCAAAGAGTTTAGCAATTTTAActgaaaataaattatGGAAGGACGCCATTGATACCGCTGCAATCTCTCAAAATAGACAGGTTGCTGAAGATCTCTTAAACTACTTTGTCGAAACTGGAAACAACGAAGGGTTTGTTGCCCTGTTATATTCGGCTTACAATTTGATTAGATATGACTTTGTTCTGGAATTGGCTTGGTTGAATGGCTTAGAGACGTTGATTAAACCATATGAAATCTCAGTTAAAAAAGAGCAATTTTacaatatccaaaatttATCAAAAGCCGTCTCTAAATTGTCCGGAAAGGAAGCTGATAATGCTGAACAGTTGTTAATTACCAACGGGTCCGTTGATTTCCAGCCAGCAGGATTTTAA
- a CDS encoding uncharacterized protein (no homolog in Ashbya gossypii), with amino-acid sequence MLLLSTTGDLSSKASFTNSGPQGARGLTALYPNQLSEPGRTGPAGEPCVPQGARHRTGRLVANFRLFPFRFQSVFLAICVHSWGCGFPLYMEFILFTQTKEMEAADRETVRTVRGPVRNPSG; translated from the coding sequence ATGCTCTTGTTGTCTACTACTGGGGACCTCTCCAGTAAGGCAAGCTTCACTAACTCCGGTCCGCAGGGGGCGCGCGGGCTCACCGCCCTTTACCCCAACCAGCTAAGCGAGCCGGGCCGGACCGGCCCGGCGGGGGAGCCTTGCGTCCCACAGGGAGCGAGGCACCGGACAGGCCGACTAGTAGCTAATTTCCGTCTGTTTCCGTTTCGTTTCCAGAGTGTTTTTCTGGCCATTTGTGTTCATTCTTGGGGGTGCGGCTTTCCTCTGTATATGgagtttattttatttacacAGACCAAAGAAATGGAGGCGGCAGACAGGGAGACAGTCCGGACGGTGCGTGGGCCCGTCCGGAATCCATCCGGGTAA
- the POX1 gene encoding acyl-CoA oxidase (similar to Ashbya gossypii AER358C), which translates to MTLSSTVDQKQPVHIPKKLLSDSREASAINIDEIHAFLEGSVKVSASIKEMLGQLAGDPVLASGVKYYDYTKAEHRELAVKKIARLALYLENDVKQTRKVYHKDLIRDIQSPDAPLMTIQDMELFERRFSLIALIDPQVATRFGVNVSLFGNCVKGNGTDEQIKYWLQERGLLLGKGIYGCFAMTELGHGSDVANLQTLATYDKETDTFKITTPDLVATKWWIGGAAHSATHATVYARLIVEGKDYGVKTFVVPLRDPKTMEVLPSISIGDIGSKMGRDGIDNGWIQFHGVVIPREYMLSRFTKVIPGNPPKVDLEPLLDSVSGYTALLAGRVGMVMDSYRFGSRFSTIATRYAVCRQQFGEFNNETQLIEYPLHQYRVIPQIAISYLIAPAAMKLSRTYGNVLNDLYAAGDDKKRLITVSAKLKDLFIESASLKATNTWLVATLIDELRQSCGGHGYSSYNGFGKGYNDWVVQCTWEGDNNVLCLTSGKSILKKFGDIAKGKEVVNYDPSLSYLKTDFVQKVVFSSTKSIGNLANLDDYRDIWAVALIKYLKYCGEIVRKNKDPNSISKALVSIAKFHAFHSMLQEFHRKLSSDTDSCVSDESTKEVLWMVYKLFSVYFIDKFSGEFLQLKVFSPDQMTSIIQPQLLSLLPEVKTHAVRLTDAFQLPDIIINSPIGYYDGDVYHNYFNDVTKVAAEDSTPGAPPYTERLTSFLGRGFEFDRLGGINDQVFKKLGK; encoded by the coding sequence atGACTTTAAGTTCTACAGTGGATCAGAAGCAGCCTGTGCATATACCTAAGAAGCTGCTCAGTGATAGTCGTGAGGCGTCTGCAATTAACATAGATGAAATCCATGCTTTTTTGGAGGGGTCGGTTAAGGTGTCGGCGAGTATCAAAGAGATGCTTGGACAGTTGGCGGGGGATCCTGTTTTGGCTAGTGGGGTGAAGTATTATGATTATACCAAGGCCGAACATAGAGAGTTAGCCGTTAAGAAGATTGCTAGGCTTGCGTTGTATTTGGAGAACGATGTGAAGCAGACACGGAAGGTGTACCATAAGGATTTGATTCGGGATATTCAGTCGCCTGATGCTCCTTTAATGACGATTCAGGATATGGAGTTGTTTGAGAGGAGGTTTTCGCTGATTGCTTTGATCGACCCGCAGGTGGCTACTAGGTTTGGAGTTAATGTGAGTTTGTTTGGCAACTGTGTAAAGGGTAACGGTACTGACGAGCAGATCAAGTATTGGTTGCAGGAACGTGGTTTGTTGCTAGGTAAGGGTATCTATGGGTGTTTTGCTATGACTGAGCTTGGCCATGGGTCCGATGTGGCTAATTTGCAGACTTTGGCTACTTATGATAAGGAGACCGATACTTTTAAGATCACCACGCCAGATTTGGTTGCTACCAAATGGTGGATTGGTGGTGCGGCGCACAGTGCCACACATGCTACTGTTTATGCTCGGTTGATTGTGGAGGGGAAGGACTATGGTGTCAAGACGTTTGTTGTTCCCTTGAGAGATCCTAAGACTATGGAAGTTCTTCCAAGTATTTCGATCGGTGATATTGGTTCCAAGATGGGTCGTGATGGTATTGATAACGGTTGGATTCAATTCCATGGGGTTGTTATTCCTCGTGAATACATGTTGAGTAGATTTACAAAGGTTATTCCCGGGAATCCGCCAAAGGTGGATCTGGAGCCATTGTTGGACTCTGTTTCTGGTTATACGGCTCTCTTAGCTGGGCGTGTTGGTATGGTTATGGACTCATACAGGTTTGGGTCTCGGTTCAGCACAATTGCTACTCGTTATGCTGTTTGCAGACAGCAATTTGGTGAGTTTAACAATGAGACTCAGTTGATCGAATATCCATTGCACCAATACCGTGTGATACCCCAGATTGCTATTTCTTACTTGATTGCTCCAGCAGCAATGAAATTATCACGGACCTACGGTAATGTTTTGAACGATTTGTATGCCGCAGGCGACGATAAGAAACGTTTGATTACTGTAAGTGCTAAGTTGAAGGATTTGTTTATTGAATCTGCTAGTTTGAAAGCTACCAACACTTGGTTGGTAGCTACGTTGATCGATGAATTAAGACAATCTTGTGGTGGCCACGGTTACTCCAGTTACAACGGTTTCGGTAAAGGTTACAATGACTGGGTGGTTCAGTGCACATGGGAAGGTGACAACAACGTCTTGTGTTTGACTTCAGGTAAGTCCatcttgaagaagtttgGGGATATCGCTAAAGGTAAAGAGGTGGTCAACTACGATCCATCTCTGTCATATTTGAAGACCGATTTTGTCCAGAAAGTCGTTTTCAGTTCCACCAAGAGCATTGGTAACTTGGCCAATCTGGATGATTACCGTGATATCTGGGCTGTTGCTCTCATTAAATACTTGAAGTACTGTGGTGAGATTGTCCGCAAGAATAAAGACCCCAACTCAATTTCCAAAGCCTTGGTCAGTATCGCTAAGTTCCACGCCTTCCACTCTATGCTCCAGGAGTTCCACAGAAAGTTGTCTTCTGACACAGATAGCTGTGTCTCCGACGAATCTACTAAAGAGGTCTTGTGGATGGTCTACAAGTTATTCTCGGTTTACTTCATCGACAAATTCAGCGGCGAGTTCCTACAATTGAAGGTCTTCTCTCCAGATCAAATGACCTCCATCATCCAGCCGCAACTCTTGTCCTTGCTCCCAGAAGTAAAGACCCACGCTGTCAGACTAACAGATGCTTTCCAACTACCagatatcatcatcaactCGCCAATTGGGTACTACGATGGAGATGTCTACCATAACTACTTCAACGATGTGACTAAAGTCGCCGCTGAAGATTCCACCCCCGGTGCACCCCCTTACACAGAACGTCTCACCTCGTTCTTGGGCCGTGGCTTCGAATTTGACCGTCTGGGTGGCATTAATGATCAAGTCTTCAAGAAGTTGGGTAAatga